Below is a genomic region from Erigeron canadensis isolate Cc75 chromosome 7, C_canadensis_v1, whole genome shotgun sequence.
ttgagaagtttggtggtggtttcgtggtctaattcgaagaaacgagtgagatatcggcattttaatttttcttgcgaattttccgacgaaagtcagccggagaagatgtagatgatgacaacaaaaaagtaaatttcatttttcgtccctgaacttgtcattttttgcagtttcagtctctcacgtgtgttgcacgtgtctgacttaacggctgaaacttaacgacgtttggcgagggatgatggttgaaaaaatctgccaactttaagatcaaaattgtaattttttcacttaaaggacgaaaagtaaaaaacgtgccaacttcagagACGAAAAGTATAATTACTCttaaaaatcaaatgaatgaaGTTTTCAACTATCTAAAGGGGTGCAATGCGATACAatgaacaaaaacataaaaacaatagtcttttattcattaaacttaaACTTAACCATAGTACCATACCAAGTTCTAAATTAAGGCCAACTTATGTTACGGGATTGCAATCATTAAGTCAACGCGGTATTTCCTACAGAGCCGTCAGCTAAAGGTCgctatatcattttttaaaatattttttataaagcaTAATAACACTCTTATTTTTATACGtatttgttaatattatatactgtatgtataataatataataatatacttgATAGTAAAGTAAATAATACGAATGCAACGAGTTCGTGTTCAttcattaaattttaataagCGGTTCATGATATTATAATGCATATAAACTAACTTTCCATCTAATTATATGCAACACGTTAACTAGATGATTAATTTAAAGCTATACAAGTTAGCTCATATTACACAATTAGATAAATTCATGCATAGTTTTCGCCAATGTTAAAAACTTGAATTGGGAAGTAGGTGATGTACTGATGTATGCACATAAATACTTCGGtgatacataaaaatataaaaatcttgATTTGATTGCTAACATTGAAAAAGGTGTGGTACAACCCACGACGCGCGCACGAAGTGACCGTATGCCACTAACGTCTTGGAACAAAGACACCAACGACTCCCTCCAAAACGTCAATTGGGAGCGGCCTTAATAGTTCGGAGAATTACATCGAAGATATAAAGGATGTTAGGATGGGCCGACACATTAACAACCTATCATATGCTAATGTTCACAAATATTAAGATAAGGATCAATAACATGTACTCGTATTATCATAGTTTTCAATCTTATCTGATAAAGACATGTCtaactttttctttataacTAGTTAAGgagttaacaaaaaaatatctataaaatGGATTCAGATATAGCCAAGAATTTGTCTAAGTTTGTATTTTGGGAAATACTTTATACGTAATTAACAAAACTTTTCTTTAACAATATACCAttctattgttattattaaattatatgaaTGTTAGATGAAATAATCCTCATATTAATCCACTTGATTAACAaacttaaaagaattttttttatcgtAGATTATTTGAAAATatcgtttaaaaaaataaacggAAAGAAAAATTTATGTTGAATACTATTGATTCAATCAATGAATATGGTTGAAAGAAAAGTTATTTAAAATTAGATGATTATTTATCGAGTGGTTTAAGTTAAATCAGATTCAACAATAATATGAGCTCAGTTGGCCAAGCTATTTGAATTTGATATGTTAAATGAATCATGATAACAAATTTACTCTATTAGTTACAGTTATTCGAAAAACCTAATAGGTCAAACTCTTTTTTACATGTCTCTTCGATTGAAAAAGAACAGTTCTGATCAAGGCAACCTATGGGTGACTCTCAATCTTTGGATATTAGGGGACATAATCTATTTAAAAGAGAattgatatttgtaccacaaaatttgatatatttaccaAACGATATAACTATTAAAGCATGACGTACAAGTCAGTAAAACATGTTTGTagtaaataaatcaaagattgtggtacgaatatcacccCTAGTTGAAAATCGTCATTCAACAGACAAAATTAATTGTAGTTATGTTCAAAGAAAAGTTTTTTACCCTGGGAAGATCCACAAGGGTTTGTGTCACACTTTCCACATTTGTgaggtggattaatagggacTTTTCAAGAGTTATGGGTTTCATCCCAGATTAATCCACTTGATTAACCAACTTAAAAGAACTTTTTCGTAGATTAtttgaaaatatcttttaaaaaataagcaGAATGAAAAATTTAATTTGAATATTATTGATTCAATCAATGAATGAAAAATTTAATTTGAATATTATTGATTCAATCAATGAATATGGTTGAAAGAAAAGTTATTTATGATTAGATGATTATTTATCGAGTGGTTGAAAGAAAAGTTATTTATGATTAGATGATTATTTATCGAGTGGTTGAAAGAAAAGTTATTTATGATTAGATGATTATTTATCGAGTGGTTTAAGTTAAATCAGATTCAACAATAATATGAGCTCAGTTGGCCGAGCTATTTGAATTTGACATGTTAAATGAATCATGATAGAAACAAATTTACTCTATTAGTTACAGTTATTCGAAAAATCTAATAGGTCAAActctttttatatgtttcttcGATTGAAAAAGAACAGTTCCGATCAAGGCAACCTATGGGTGACTCTCAATCTTTGGATATTAGGGGACATAATCTATTGAAAAGAGAattgatatttgtaccacaaaatttgatatatttaccaaacgatataattattaaatcatGTCGTACAAGTTAGTAAAGCATGTTTGTagtaaataaatcaaagattgtggtacgaatatcacccCTAGTTGAAAATCGTCATTCAAAAGACAAAGTTAATTTTAGTTATGTTCAAAgaaaggtctttgaccttgggaagATCCACATGTGTTCGTATCACACTTTCCACAATTGTGAGGTGTATATTAGaatgtcgtttaaaaaaaagataattgagGTGTTTAAAGACTTTTTCTCAATGTCCTACTATTAATACATGATACtcttattaaactttttaagaGTGTTAGTTgaagttaaataaataatttattaaaagtgAGCGTGagtgtataatttttttttttgatcaaataggttataaaaaaaaattattttatctaatgacgagATGGGTACCTGTGCAATGCAGCGGTGGTGGCGGAAAcaggtggtgctagtggcggtggtggtaacgatttGGTtactaatataaaagtaatagacttaaatggtagtgtagttattttatggttaagagatatatattttataaataactttattaagaatattgttgagatattaggtggaaacatttaaattaattaataaatgcgATAGATAGTTTGGAAAGATATGAGAGTAAAATATTTTAGCGATATATTGAGTAGATTTAGTAtgtgagttaagaatgtgttgaaaatcaAGGGTATCttgaatattttaaaagtaaatgatTGAAAAAAGGaggagtagtttgtttattaatatagtatagatatagataaaaagttatttaaaaacttttatttaaaaaaaaaaaactttttatcaaCACCTCATTAAAATCTCTAAATCTTTacactgtattctcgagtttttattaaaagaaaagaaaaaagaagattgGATATGGGAAGAAAGGatagataattacataaaaaagaggcattctcgagtttaaagaaaagaaaagaaagttgatagttaaatgtattcttgagttagaaaggaaggaaaagaaatgataaaaaaaatacaattttacatttatagccttgtagtaattaaaacctttatataagtttgaggggtataataataatttcaccacTTTTCTTTTCAGATCTTGCCAAAGTTTTGGGATTAAAAcattctatttttctttttttttaaaaaaaaaaattcaaaaatacaaaaactaaaagtttattaccctttctttttttatttcctcaaaataaaactcaaaaatgcAACTTAATTCTTAATTCTAACACCATCGATTTTTGTTTAGATAATCTTACATTCCCACCCATAAAGTAATCAATATTTTTCTTCTACTTGAGCATCAAATTCTTGTACAATAAAGAAAGATTCCACATTATAAATTTGAATCACTTTTATGatataaagatttaaaaaatttattatatccAAACTCACTCACTTAAAGGAGCACCTACCCTTCTTCATCAAGTACTCTCAAAAATTAAATCCACTATTTAAAGAAGCAAAAATTTTATCTCATTTTTATCACTACAAAACCCATCTTTTTATCCTCTTAATTTCATTTCCAATTAACCATTTCATTTCCAATCATGCCAACGACGTCGTTTTGGTGTTACCGTTGCACGCGTTTCATTTCTCTTACCAACGACAACGCCGTCGTTTGTCCTCACTGCGAAGGCGGTTTCGTCGAATCCGTTGACGCCGCCACACCGGAAAACCGCCGCCGGTTTCTGTCCGGCAACATCAACCGATCAGATCTGAGATTCCGCCGCCGTAACCGTCGCAACACCAACAGCTTCTCCCCGTTCAATCCTGTCATCGTTCTCCGCGCCGTCGCCGATGAAAACTCCACCGCCGGAGATAGAGGATTTGAGCTCTTTTACGACGACGGAGCTGGCTCCGGATTACAGCCGTTGCCGGAGATGATGTCGGAGTTTCTAATGGGATCAGGTTTCGATCGGTTGCTTGAACAGTTATCGAGAATCGATATTTCCGGTTTGAACCGGTCGGAGCAAACACCGGCCTCGAAATCCGCCGTGGATTCGTTACCGACTATTTCGGTAACGAAATGCCACGTCAGCACGGAATCTCAGTGTGCTGTTTGTATCGAAACGTTTGATATAGGTGATATAGCGCGTGAGATGCCttgtaaacatatatatcattctGACTGTATAGTTCCGTGGCTCGAGTTACGAAACTCGTGCCCTGTGTGTCGTTACAAACTAACAACAGATTCTGTTGCAACAGAATCAACAAATTCCGTTGTAACGGAGTCTGTTACAACGGAATCCGTAGTTGCAACAGAATCGAGTCCATTAAATACTACCGATGTTAATATTAATGACCGAGCAATTGGATTAACTATATGGAGATTACCTGGTGGTGGATTTGCTGTAGGCAGGTTCACCGGAGGTAGGAGGAGTGAAAGAGAGGTTCCTGTTGTGTATACCGAGCCCGACGGAGGGATAAGTGAGGATTCAAGTAGTATGTCTAGGAGAGTAATGTGGGAGAGGACGAGAGGACAAAGTGGAACCGCGATAGGGGGGATGAGGAGAGTTTTTCGTAGCGTGTTTTCATTCTTAGGAAGAAGGATATCGAGTAGTTCTAATGACTCGGAATTGAATGGTGATTCGATGACTACAAGTAGGAGTTTGTCGAATTCGATTTTGAGTAGGATGACTACAACCAGGAGAAGTAGTAGTACTAGGACTTGGATTTTGGATGAACAAACGGGTGTGTCGAGATTGTAGGATTCGAATATGATGAATAAGTTCATAATAATCGATTGAAGTTTTGTTTGATTTCGCAAACTtgtattgtaaatatatatgtgataaaaaCTTTGATGTATTTGTTGTATGGCAAATTGGCAATGCCAAACATTGGATATGTAAATTTCGGCAATTATCAAGTTCATATGGTTCTATTTTAGAACTAATTTGCATCAGTTTTGAAGTGTTTTTGCTTAATGTGCTTTTGTTTTATCTTCTGAGCTAAATCCAAGACTCATTCAGAAAGATTTGCCACGAAGTCCAGGTTATTGTAACCTGGGTTTTGTCAATAATCCATGCTACAGGACAGGTAACGAGCAAAACTAGCAAGGAATAAgctttattaattaaatttaaaaaacagaAAAGATAATACTATGGGGTATGATAATTGGGATTCTAAAGTTTTATTCTATATGGATAGATGGATAGATACATCTGAGATATATATTTAGGAAATATCTTTTTGTAAAGTTGGAAAGAAAGTATAAAGATTTGGATGgtctatatgactatatctaCAAAGAAAGGTTATCACTTAACCAGATTACTTGTAGAATTTGTTCTAGTTAGACATCACTTTACTATGTGCTTTTATGCTTTACTTTAGCTTAATCTAAAATATCGTATTATGTATTACCAGATATTTATTTGAGTTATTTGAGTCGAGTTCGAAAGTGACGACTATATCCTATCTCGTTTTTAATGAAGTACGAGGGAGGTAACATGTAGAAAACTTTGCTTTACAAAATGACTTCTTCTGGCCATTCGGTGAAAAGTAAGTGAACATTTACTTTTAAGCCCAGTCTATgtcattttgaattttatttgaTAGATAACGTTCTATGTCACATCACTTATGAATTTGATTGACAAACCCTTTAGAAATCTTTATTTCTTCACCTATCCATCTTCTTTTACTTGTCTCTATTGGCAATATTTCATGATACTTATTTGCTTTTGGCCAAAGAAACAACATAGGATTCATATCTATGGGCACACGTTGTGAGTTTGTGTGGATGTACATGTGAAGAAAGCTACTTTGGTTAAAAAAGAAAGTTTAATTTTTCAAGTCACTTTGATAGAACTTTAGCTTTTGTTTTTGGTAGAGCAGTATAATGGCCTAATGGGCATCTGCTTAGATCTTGTAGGCAAAGTTCTAAACTTTTAAGGTCCATGTTTCTTTAATGGGATAGAAAGCATTTTTCACATGTATTGTCTAGAACTCTAGAAGTCAGTAGTTAATACTTCATGTGGTTAGTTACCAAATTTGAATTCATGTTAAAATAGGCCCTAACATTTTTGTTGAAGAGTAGtccaaataaagaaaaaggaagtCACTTTTACTAAGCTAGAtcttgtccttttttttttttttgcatttagTAATAGTATCATATAcctaaaatttgatttttatgtataaataattaaatatgtcaTCAATTATTAGGCAATTAGATAAATAATATCTATGGCGGGTTTTTTAGACAAAGAACAGTAAAATATAATTGTTTCCAGTCCTACATGACGTATTGGAATAGATAGTTCTCCTCACAATAATTCTATATGTTGTATACTAATACCTATAATCTTTGGGGagtgatatatttatattactttttagtCAACTACAACaatagtatatattttatagtatGGTGTACAACTgtttaatgcatatattgttgtggATGGCTAAAAGTATttgtaaatatatcatttcccataatCTTTTAGTTGTCATCACAAATTCATAATCTTCTAGCTGTCTCACTTCTTAAAAACTCGAAGAATTtaacaaacacatatattattcttataagttttttatgcaACTTAAGGGTTGTAATCCTTTTTTTAACAAGAATAATTATAGACTTATAATGTAAAATGTAATGTGCTTTAGTTAACAATGAAATGGAacaaaaagagagaaaataatTTACTCTATCAAAATTAGTGATAAATCTACTTtaaatatcttatataaataaagcaagATTGTAATAacatcaatatttttttaaaaatcttactTGATATCATTAGacttttttttactaattatttattttttgtataactcatttatgacatcatctttgatttttaatttttagtcccttcatttaaatgtttttaaaactATAATGTAAAATAAGTCTAATgtataattacattttttttatgatgtagTAAAGGTTAAATCTTCTCTTTTTATTATAGCAACATTGATAACTTGAcactaaaaatatagatatttttaCCTTACAGGTTTTTTAATGCTTCATTATTATAATAGACATGTATTTATGAAACTTGATTATAGAATATCTTGGTTGAACCcgagttaattagctagtatataaataaagcaagATTATAATTAcatctatattttttaaaaaatattacttgGCATCACTAGACATTTTCttcttaattatttatattttatctaattaatttatgatatcatatctaattaaattttgattttctttattCCTTTATTAAATAtcttcacttttaaatatttt
It encodes:
- the LOC122607331 gene encoding E3 ubiquitin-protein ligase RDUF2-like, with the translated sequence MPTTSFWCYRCTRFISLTNDNAVVCPHCEGGFVESVDAATPENRRRFLSGNINRSDLRFRRRNRRNTNSFSPFNPVIVLRAVADENSTAGDRGFELFYDDGAGSGLQPLPEMMSEFLMGSGFDRLLEQLSRIDISGLNRSEQTPASKSAVDSLPTISVTKCHVSTESQCAVCIETFDIGDIAREMPCKHIYHSDCIVPWLELRNSCPVCRYKLTTDSVATESTNSVVTESVTTESVVATESSPLNTTDVNINDRAIGLTIWRLPGGGFAVGRFTGGRRSEREVPVVYTEPDGGISEDSSSMSRRVMWERTRGQSGTAIGGMRRVFRSVFSFLGRRISSSSNDSELNGDSMTTSRSLSNSILSRMTTTRRSSSTRTWILDEQTGVSRL